The following is a genomic window from Adhaeribacter radiodurans.
GAGGCCCGAGAAGGTAACAGAGCCTTTGCTGTTGGTGCTTTTGGTTGCGCTGAAGCTAATAGCCTCGCTGGTTATGGTTAAGGATACCCCCGGTACGGGTTCCAGTTTAGGATTTAGGACAGTAACTTCAATAGCGCCCTGCGCCCAAGCAGCGGCCATGGGTATAAAATACCCGAACAAGAGTAAAAGTTTTCTCACGTTGATAGAATAAATTAGTTGAACAAAGGAATAAAGCCAGAAGCTACATTCCCCTGGGTGGCGCCCGTAAGCCTGGGGTTGATATTCGGGCGGCAACTAACAACGGAGTAAAACTTACAGCAGTTGCTTTGCATAATTGAAGCAACGACCGCAAAATTATTAAAAAACGACTTGTGGTACAGGTGTTACTAATAGCAAGAATTGCAGCGGTATTGTCGGCATCGGCCAGGATGGGCTCTAGTATTGTTACCCGGAATAAGGTGGTTTGCCGGCATAACTCTTGAAATACCTGAGCGGTTTGCCAAGGTATGGTAGTAAAATTAAGTTTAAATTGGGTTGGCTGCCGCAGACCAATGAGGTAGACTCCGCCATCCGCCGCCTCACCAAAAACAAAATCCTGGTGCTGCAATTTAGCGGCCGCTAGGCGTAGAAGTCCGGGTGTTAGGCCGGGCGAATCGTTGCCTAAACAAATAACTTGCTCGTAACCAGCATTAACTACTTGCTGAATAGCATGCTGCAGACGTTCGCCAAAGGTTTCTCCTTTTTGTTTGGTTGAATCTATAACGATTAAGGGGAGCCCGGCCTGCTGTACGAGAAGCTTTGTTCGATTAATAAGCTGGCGGATGATGGCTTTGTTTCGGCGGGTACTAGGGGTAAATTTTTTTGCCCGTGCTTCTTCGGTAGAAGTGCGGGTAAAAAGCAAAACAGCCGTATGCGCCCTGGCAGCTTTCAATAGATGTTTTTTAATTTTTTATTATATACCCCAAGTTTAACGTTTTGTTTGCAATTAATAATAAACAGAGCGTTTTAGTTAAATCGTAAAAATCATTAAGGATTCATTTAAATAGATTTAAAAGGTTTCATCTCGAATAACAATAAAAAAGAAATGGCGAAAAACCGGATAGCATTAAGTCTTTCTTGCTTTACCGGTATCTTTAAAAGGCAGCTCAAGAAAGAGTTGCTTTTAAATTAAAAGCTGGGTATGGATATAATTAACATTCGACAAATTAGGTAAACTTCTTCCTGGATAATCATTTTTTAAGTTTTCCGATTCTGCTTATTGGTTTAATTACCTGATTTTTAGATTAGATATAAACTTTATCGCTCTCCTGTTTTCGCTCCAATTAGCTTCACAATTATAATTATTTAATCACCTAAGAAGATACTAAATGAAAGGGCAACTCAAAATACCTGTAAAGTTTTTTAACTTGCCTTCAAAAAGAAGGGGGCAAATACGAAAAGCCCAATAACTAATTTATTAGTACCTGTTATTTGGGTTATATTAAAGTATGGAAAAATTAATTACTGACATTAATAATATTGTTTGGAGTAACGCTTTAATTCTACTTTGTCTGGGTACCGGCATTTATTTCTCCGTTATCACCCGGTTTTTGCAGGTGCGTTATTTACGCGACATGATTCGTTTGCTTTTCAATAATCAATCCTCGCAGAAGGGCGTTAGTTCTTTTCAAGCATTTTCCATTGCCATTGCTGGCCGGGTGGGTACTGGTAATATTGCCGGCGTAGCTACCGCTATTGCCATGGGTGGACCGGGAGCTATTTTTTGGATGTGGGTTATTGCTTTTTTAGGGAGTGCCTCCGCTTTTATAGAAGCAACCCTGGGCCAGATCTATAAAGAGGTTAAAGACGGCCAATACCGGGGGGGACCGGCTTTTTATATCGAAAAAGGTTTGGGGATGAAGTGGTACGCGGTGGTTTTTGCTTTGGCCACCATCGTAAGCATGGTTTTCTTGTTACCTGGGGTGCAAAGCAACAGCATTGCTCTGGGAATAAGAAATGCTTTTGAGGTTCCTCCGGCTATTACAGGCGGGGCAATAACGCTGGTTCTTGCCCTGATTATTTTTGGCGGCGTAAAAAGAATTGGGAAAGTAGCCGAATGGATTGTTCCGTTTATGGCGGGCGCTTATATCTTAATGGCTATTATTATCATCGGGATGAACATCACCCAAATACCTGCCGTTTTAATTTTGATTATACGCTCGGCTTTTGATCTGGAACCGGCTTTTGCCGGAGTATTTGGCATGGCCATCTCGTGGGGAGTAAAAAGGGGTATTTATTCAAATGAAGCTGGCCAGGGAACGGCTCCGCACGCGGCGGCAGCCGCCGAAGTAAGTCACCCGGTAGAACAAGGGCTGGTTCAGGCTTTTTCGGTGTACGTCGATACGTTGTTTGTCTGTACGGCTACAGCTTTTATGATCTTGTTTACTGGGCAATATAACGTGCTTAATCCGGCCGGTGGTTTCCTGGTAGAGCAGGTTCCTGGTATACCCATTGGGTCGGAATATACCCAGCAAGCCGTTAATACCCACTTTCCAGCTTTGGGGGGCGGGTTTGTGGCTATAGCTTTGTTATTGTTTGCTTTTACTACCATTATGGCCTATTACTATATTGCCGAAACAAACTTAAGTTACTTAATGGCGAAAGGCACTCCTAAAGTACTACTGGGGTTATTGCGGGCATTTATTCTGGGGGCTACCTTTTTTGGTTCGATCAAAACCGCTGAATCGGCTTGGGCTTTAGGTGATATTGGAGTAGGCGTTATGGCCTGGCTAAACATCATTGCCATTCTTTTGTTGCAGAAACCAGCATTACGGGCACTCAAAGATTACCAAACCCAGAAAAATGCTGGTTTAAATCCGGAGTTTGATTCCCGGCAATTAAAAATTAAAAATGCCGAAGCGTGGAAAAAGCCAGAGCAACAGCCCGTAGCGAGGTAGCCGTTATAATCAAATTATAACTTCAAAATCCTGTTCTAAGTTAAATTATTCTCTTCTAGAGTTAGTACTATTTCGGGGAAGCTTACACTTATGGAGTCGGTAAATTTGCGGAATGGTAAAGTATATCTTCCGGTTTAATATTTCTGGCAACCGTGATTTAGGCCCAATAAATGGCTCCAATTCTTTGTTATTTCAGCCTTTTACTTCCATAATTTGCTTGATGGCATCAATGGGATCCAGAAGTTCAATGGGATAATGGATTTTCTTTCGTCAAGTTTATGAGTTCAAAAACGGTAAAATAATTCGGCAACGGAATTACTATTGTTTGGATCCGTTAATTACCGCCTGTTAAAAAACTGCTAGTGGTAAATACCCTGAAATTTACGGCTTTAATATAATAAAATTGTTTACTCAAAATTGGAAACCAGCCATTCGGATATTACTTTAAAGCTTACATTAAAAAGCAGAAATTAATTAAATGGCTCTATACAAATACTCGCAAGCTGATTGGAAATTTCCTACCCTCTCTTTTGTCGTTTGCTTTCTTACGTACCAGCTTTTGCTAAAACTTGTAGGTTTTGGCGTGGCCCTGTTTCTAAGCCTGGCTATAGAAGTTATTATCCTGGTATTTTTTACAAAGTACTTTAAATCGGTGGCTGAGTTCCATGACTCTTATTTATTGGTAAAGAAAGGATTTTCGAATAAAACAGAGAAAATTCCATACTCCGAATTTCAGAAAATATCCTATTCTAATGCTACCCGGTTTTTAAAACTAAACCTCTATACAAACGGCAACAAGTTAGAATTGCCTCCCCCCGCAAGGCTTGCGCAAGCGAAAGAACTTTTTGCCTGGTTACAAATTAAAAATCCGGCAATAGCGTTCGAAATTACTCAGCCGGAACCAGCCTTAGATTAGTTTATCTTGTAGTTAGATTCTGGCGCGTTTCTCTTCGTACTTATTTGTAAATCAACCCTAACTTTTTAATATACTAGAACTTACACAAAAAATTTCAGTAAGCACATTGCTAATGCCCAAAGTAAGCAAATAATTTACGCCTGAACATGGACAATGGCTGGTGCCGCCGTTTGTATCTTCACAAAAAGCCCCTCATAACAATTAAAAAATTTAAAACCCAAACCCGGCATCAGTCTCTAAAAGCTCCTGGTATTTAACCGTATTAAATTTGTACAAGAAAGGTGCCTTATAGGTAACATTGCTTTTTACTTCGTCCAGCCGGTCCAATATTCCTAATTTCAGTATTTTCTTTTCGAAGTTTCCCCGGTCAATCGTTCGGCCTAGAATAGTTTCGTAGAGCCGCCGCAACTCGGTCATGGTAAATTTTTCGGGTAGTAGGTTAAAACCGATGGGTTTATTGGCTAAATGCTGCCGTAAAGCTTTTAAAGCATCTTTTACAATTTCGGAGTGGTCAAAAAGCAAGGGCGGTAAAGTAGTTAAATCCCACCAGCGGCATTCTTCCGAAAGCGTATCCGGCGTAGGTGTAACTTTTGCAATATCCACCAGGGCGTAATATCCCATCGATACCATCCGCTGCAATAACCAATTATCGTCAGTAATATTATTATCTACCGATTTTACTATTTTTTTGGTGTCGGGGGTATTATTGCGGTCCGCCGACCCAAACACTTTAAATTGTTCCAGATAAATATTATCGAGTCCCGTTCTTTCCCGCAAAATGCGTTGGGCAGCCATATCCACCGATTCCTCGCGCCGAATAAAACCACCCGGTAAACTCCACTGGTTAATGCGTATTACTTTGGTTAACAGCAACCTGAGTTGATTTTCGTGAAACCCAAAAACGGCACAATCAATGGATAAATGCGGAAGATGCTGCTCGTAGCCTTTATGAATAAAATCTAAAAAGTCGGAATCGGTACTCATGAAATAAACTTATGAAAAAATAATGTGTAAAAATTACGCACTTTTAAATAATTAGGTATATTGCGTAATGTTTACGCACATTGATATTGAATGATTTACTTTAATTAAAGCTTTTGGTTCCCTATTTATTTGTTGCACTTACGTCACCTTCATGAAAAGATACTTTTACCGTTTAAAATCCTTAGCTATTTTTCTTTTTCTAGTAGCCTTAACCGGATTAGTTTCCTTCGCTCTCTACCAGGAACCACCGCGCGTACTGGTTTTTAGTAAAACTATTGCTTTCCGGCATTCTTCTATTGGGGCAGGCAAAGCTGCTTTTATGAAAATGGGTCGGGAACACAACTTTGTAGTAGATACCACCGAGGACGCGAGTAAATTTAACGAAGAAAATTTAAAACGCTACCAAGCAGTAGTTTTCCTTAGCACAACCGGCGACGTTTTAAACGCTGAGCAACAAAACAATTTTGAGCGCTACATTCAGGCGGGGGGCGGTTATCTGGGTGTACACGCTGCCGCCGATACCGAGTACGATTGGCCCTGGTACGTGAAATTAGCCGGTGCTTGGTTCGATAATCATCCAATGCCGGATAACGTGCAGAAAGGTACTTTTGTGGTAGTAGATAAAACTAATCCGGCAACGAGTTTTTTACCCGAACACTGGGAACGCGAAGACGAATTCTACGCCTATAAAAATATCAGCCCGGATATAAAAGTATTGCTTAAAATCGATGAGAAAACCTATCGGGGCGGTACCAACGGCGACAACCACCCGATGGCATGGTTTCAGGAATTTGACGGCGGACGAGCTTTTTATACTGCTGGTGGCCATACCGATGCTTCTTTTTCCGAACCTTTGTTTTTGCAGCACTTATTTGCGGGCCTTAACTACGCCATGGGCGGCGAAAAACTAAAAACCTTGAACTACACGCAGGTCCGAACTCCCAAAATGCCGGAAGAAAACCGTTTTACTAAAGTAGTACTCGACGAAAAGTTAGCCGAACCCATGGAGCTTACGGTTTTAAAAGATGGCCGGGTATTATTTATTGAACGGGGGGGTAAA
Proteins encoded in this region:
- a CDS encoding NUDIX hydrolase — protein: MSTDSDFLDFIHKGYEQHLPHLSIDCAVFGFHENQLRLLLTKVIRINQWSLPGGFIRREESVDMAAQRILRERTGLDNIYLEQFKVFGSADRNNTPDTKKIVKSVDNNITDDNWLLQRMVSMGYYALVDIAKVTPTPDTLSEECRWWDLTTLPPLLFDHSEIVKDALKALRQHLANKPIGFNLLPEKFTMTELRRLYETILGRTIDRGNFEKKILKLGILDRLDEVKSNVTYKAPFLYKFNTVKYQELLETDAGFGF
- a CDS encoding alanine/glycine:cation symporter family protein; the encoded protein is MEKLITDINNIVWSNALILLCLGTGIYFSVITRFLQVRYLRDMIRLLFNNQSSQKGVSSFQAFSIAIAGRVGTGNIAGVATAIAMGGPGAIFWMWVIAFLGSASAFIEATLGQIYKEVKDGQYRGGPAFYIEKGLGMKWYAVVFALATIVSMVFLLPGVQSNSIALGIRNAFEVPPAITGGAITLVLALIIFGGVKRIGKVAEWIVPFMAGAYILMAIIIIGMNITQIPAVLILIIRSAFDLEPAFAGVFGMAISWGVKRGIYSNEAGQGTAPHAAAAAEVSHPVEQGLVQAFSVYVDTLFVCTATAFMILFTGQYNVLNPAGGFLVEQVPGIPIGSEYTQQAVNTHFPALGGGFVAIALLLFAFTTIMAYYYIAETNLSYLMAKGTPKVLLGLLRAFILGATFFGSIKTAESAWALGDIGVGVMAWLNIIAILLLQKPALRALKDYQTQKNAGLNPEFDSRQLKIKNAEAWKKPEQQPVAR
- a CDS encoding TIGR04282 family arsenosugar biosynthesis glycosyltransferase; amino-acid sequence: MKAARAHTAVLLFTRTSTEEARAKKFTPSTRRNKAIIRQLINRTKLLVQQAGLPLIVIDSTKQKGETFGERLQHAIQQVVNAGYEQVICLGNDSPGLTPGLLRLAAAKLQHQDFVFGEAADGGVYLIGLRQPTQFKLNFTTIPWQTAQVFQELCRQTTLFRVTILEPILADADNTAAILAISNTCTTSRFLIILRSLLQLCKATAVSFTPLLVAARISTPGLRAPPRGM